Within Roseibium sp. HPY-6, the genomic segment TGTGCCGCAGATTCATCCTTGCGTGTGCCGTCACCGTTCTGCTCATTATTGCTGGCACCGCCCTCGGAGGTGTCCGCCACCGCACCGGGCGGCGCTTCATCTCCGCCTTGCAATTCGTCAGCTTTCTCCTGACGCGCTTCGGCCTGGGCCTCGGAAAGTTGCGAACGGGCGAGCTGGGCGACTTTCAGGTCCTGAGACGATGGTTCAGCCGGTGCGAGCGCAGCCCGGATGACAATCTGCATTTTCCGGATTGTTTCCTGAGGCGTTTTTTCCTTGCTGGTGTCGATCTGGACTTCGCCACCAATAGCATACCGCTTGCCGTCTGGCCCTTGCTGGAACGTATAGCTGGGCGCGCCGGCGTAAGCACCTCCGACGCGCGCGTGAGCCTGTTCATGTGCACGAACCTCCCGATCCCGCTTGGCAAGTTCCTGAACCTGTTTTTCTTCTGCCTCGTTCAGGCCGTCGCCGTCGGGATCTTCTTTTTCACTGCTCCCGGATTGGGCCTGCGCGGGGTTACCGGATGCCTGTCCCGCAGATGCCACGTTTGCGGCGATTGCCGAACCTTGTCCTTGAGCGGGCGCGTCCGCGCCATCGCTGCCATCTCCCGAGGAACCGGCATTGGCATTCTTTTGTTCGACCTGCTGAGTGCTTTGAAGCGCCAAGACAGCTTGCGACGTCAGGATCGGACCATTGCTTCTTTGTGCCGATTGAACCTGCGCGCTTGCCAGACTGCTGCGCGCACTTTCCCGATCCCGGCCGGCAGGATTCCCTCCTGCGTCCGGTTCCAGTTCGCCCGCGACACCACTGCTTCTCAAAAGGTTCGCCGGCGTATTGGACATTAAGGCGCCGATCATGGGCAAAAGCTTCGCAGAAAGGCGTCATTAAAATCTAAACAGGCGTTAAGAGCGGCCGATCATTTGTTCGTGAGCTGTTTACACCGCATTATCGGAAGAGCGTCTTCACTTGCCTGACCGGTCGTGCTGTGCAAAGCAAACGGGCAACAGGACCTTCACAGGAAAGACAAATGCTTCCAAGGCGCCAATGGCATGAAATGACGACGGAGGACTTCAAGGACCCCTCGCGTAAAAACTGGATTGCCGTTCTTCCCGTTGCCGCGATAGAGCAACACGGTCCTCATTTACCGGTCTGGACCGACACAGCCATAGCAAACGGGCAGGTCAGCCGCGTTCTGGAACTTTTGCCCGAGAGCCTGCCTGCCTGCTTTCTTCCCGCGCAAGCGGTTGGCAAATCAGATGAGCATATTTCCTCGCCGGGCACATTGACGCTGTCCTGGGAAACGGCAGCACGCTGCTGGATCGAAATCGGAGAGAGCATAGCCCGCGCAGGCATTCGTAAGCTGGTGCTGATCAATTCGCATGGCGGCAACGTCCCCATACTGGATATCGTTGCACGGGAGCTGCGCATCAAACACGAAATGTTTGTTCTGGCCACCAACTGGCTGCGTTTCGGTCAACCGGATGGCCTCTTTCCAGAAGACGAATTCACCTACGGCATTCATGGCGGTGATATCGAAACATCACTGATGCTGCATCTTCATCCTGAACTCGTAAGAATGGATCTTGCCCGGGATTTCACGTCTGAGCAGCAAAGCTATCTGAAAGAGTTCAAGCATCTGCGCGGCCACGGCAAGGCACAGTACGGCTGGAAGGCCCAGGATCTCAACGAACTTGGTGCACTTGGCAACGCGGGGCGCGCAACGGCGGAAAAGGGGTGCCAATCACTCGACCACGCTGCCAGAGAATTCGTTGAGCTGTTGAAAGACGTCGACGCATTTGACCTCGAACGCCTCTGGAAAGAAGGAACGGACAGCAACTAGGAACACCGAAACCAGGAGAAACTTTGCAAAAGCCGACAGCAACCCGGCAACAATCCAGGATTGAAGTCTTGGATCCATCCGAAAATCCATGAAATTCTGGCCATTTTTTTCGCTAAATCTGTGAATCTGAATGGCTTTTATTTCCAGCAGTTGACCTTACCCCCTTAGACGACACATTATTTGGAGTGAGATCATGGGGGCGTTTTTCGAGTATCAATGAACCTGTCGATACGGCAATTGGCGACCTTTCGCGAGGTCATGCGGAGCGGTTCCATTTCGGAAGCAGCCCGCACGCTTGGCCGGACGCAACCCGCCGTCAGTTCGACGATCGCCGGCCTGGAAGCCGAGCTGGAGCTCAAGCTTTTCATGCGTGAGCAGGGGCGCCTCGTCCCGACGCCGGAGGCCGAGTTTTTTCTCGAAGAAGCCGAAGCCATCCTGAAACGGCTTGAAATCTCCAAACGCACGCTACGTGGCCTCGCCAACCGCGAGCACGGCCAGCTGCGCATTGCCGGTATCCCTGAAGCTGTTGCGGATTTCCTTCCCAACAGCCTGTCCAAATTTGTTGCCGACAAGCCGAGCGTCAAAATTGCCCTGGCAAGCAGAACGTCCGCGGAGATCGAAGAGCTCATTGCAGCCCAGCAGTTCGACATCGGTTTTACCGAAACACCCCGGGTGCGCAACTCATTCGACCAGATCGATTTCGATCTGGAGTGCATGTGCGCGGTGCCTGCCACCGATCCGCTGGCCGCCAAGGAAATCATCACGCCAGAAGAGCTCGATGGCTATCCGCTGGCGCTGCTGCATTCCGAGCACCGCAGTCACAAGCAGACGCTGTCGCGCTTCCGGGATGCAGGCGTGCGGTTCAATCAGCGTTTTGAACTGCAGACTGCCCTGGCCGGTTTGAGGTTCGTCGAGGCGGGGCTGTGCGCGCTCATCTGCGACATGCTTACTGCCTACAAGGCCCAGGAAGACGGCCGAAGCGGCATGGGACCGCCCATGATCGTGTTCAGGCCATTCCGCCCGCGCATTCAGAACGGACTGTCCATCCTCACGCCGACCCATCGCCCGATTTCCATCGTCGCCAAGGATTTCTGCGAATTTCTGAGTTTGGAACTGGCGACTATGCGCACGGCTATGATCAAGAAATCCGCCCGACCAGGCCTCTGACTTACCCGTCCACTTAAAAACAACCTCATTTTCTTGGAAACCAAGGAGGTTTTCAGCCTCATGCGCGCTGGTGCAAACCGAACGCGAAGCGCATAGTCGCAAGTGCATTTTGAACGCAGCGAGAAAGGCAAACCGTGTCAGAAAGCTATTTTGCTCCCAAAGGCGGCCATCCCGGTCAGGAAACACTCCTGACGGATCGCGCGGTTTTCACCGAGGCCTACGCGGTCATTCCGCGCGGAACGATGCGCGACATCGTTACCAGCTTTCTGCCTTTTTGGACCGGGACGCGGCTCTGGGTGCTGTCTCGGCCCCTGTCGGGATTTGCCGAAACGTTTTCGCAGTACATCATGGAAGTCGCTCCGGATGGCGGATCCGAGCGCCCGGAAACCGACAGCTCGGCGGAGAGCGTGTTGTTTGTCGTGGAAGGTGAGGCCTCTTTGTCCGTGGCGGGCCAAAACCATGCCCTGAGAGCCGGAAGCTATGCCTACCTCCCCCCGGAGACCGACTGGACCTTCAAGAACGATAGTAAGGACCATGTCCGGTTTCACTGGATCCGAAAGGCTTATGAACCGGTCAAAGGCATTGACCATCCAGGTGTCTTCGTGACGCACGAAAGCGAGCACGCGCCAGTGCCAATGCCGGGAACGGACGGCAAATGGGCAACCACGCGCTTTGTCGAGCCGGAAGATCTGCGGCATGACATGCATGTCAACATCGTCACCTTTCAACCGGGCGCGGTCATTCCCTTCGCCGAAACCCATGTGATGGAGCACGGCCTCTATGTGCTTCAGGGCAAAGCCGTTTACCGGCTCAATCAGGATTGGGTCGAGGTCGAGGCAGGTGATTTCATGTGGCTGCGCGCCTTTTGTCCGCAGGCTTGCTACGCCGGCGGTCCGGGCCCATTCCGCTATCTGCTTTACAAGGACGTCAACCGCCATATGCCGCTCAGGCCAGCCGGTCGCTTTGATCCGGGCAGCTAGGGGCAAGGATTGTCCCTAGGGACAATATAAATGAGATCAATGCCTTAAAGCATGATACCCAGTCTTTCAGTACGCCTTTTTTGCACGAAGGCCAAGATCCAAACACTGAGAGACAGGTCGTCACCATGCGGATTGTCATCAACGGGTTCGGCCGGATCGGCCGCACCGTCCTGCGTCAGATCCTGACGTGTCCAAAAGAGCAGAATGTGGATGTTGTTCTGATCAATGACATCGCACCGCTGGACACTTGCGCTTACCTTTTCAAATACGACAGCGTTTACGGTCCATATCCCGGCAACGTCTCGACGGAAGACCGAACGCTAAACATAGACGGCCGGGCGATTCAGTTCACCGGTGAACCCGACCTATCCGTTTTGGATCTTGCCGGGATCGACGTGGTCCTTGAATGCACCGGCAAGGCCGACACGACGGAAGTCGCTTCGCGCGGACTTCGGGCCGGCGCAAAGAACGTGCTGATATCCGGCCCGTCCGACGCGGCGGAAATCACGCTTGTGCTCGGTGCCAATGAAGAAAAGCTCAACGGGCACCGGGTTGTCTCCAATGGGTCCTGCACAACGAACGCCCTCGCCCCCCTGCTGCGGGGTCTTGAGGACCGTGTCGGTGTGGAGGCAGGCCACATGACCACAATCCATTGCTACACCGGCAGCCAGCCGATGGTGGACGCGCCGCGCGGCCCGCTGGAACGCAGCCGCGCAGGTGGCATTTCGATGGTGCCCACCACGACAAGCGCAACCAAGCTTGTCGGCAAGGTTCTGCCGCAGATCGACGGCCGGATAACGGGCGCTGCCGTGCGCGTTCCGACAATCAGCGTGTCCGCGGTCGACCTCACCGTAACTTGGGCTGAGCCTGTTAAAAGGCCCGTCAACGATCTCCTGCAGGAAATATTTTCCAACAACCCTGTGATCGGCTTTACCGATGACCGCGTCGTCTCCACGGATATGCGGGCGCGGCCGGAATCCCTGGTGATCGCGCTTCCCGAGACCCTGTCGAGCGGTGACAGACAAGCCCGCATATTCGGCTGGTATGACAATGAGTGGGGGTTTTCACGGCGGATGCTTGATATGGCTGGCCTGATGACGGCGCGATAACGCTATCGTAGCAACCGCGCACTTTTGCCGCTCATGATCACCATGAGATGGCTCAGGCAGAAGACGACCGTTTATCCAGATTTCAGCTTTCCGGAGCCTCGACAACGTAGGGCGCCGGAAACCAGTGCTCTTCCAGATTGGCGCCATTGCCAATGCGGTCGACGACCATGTATCTGCCTGGGCTGCCAAGCGGTGCCAGAACGCCGTGCCAGGTACCCCGGTGGAGATTGATGGACTGGCCGGGCTGGCTGACAAAAGCTTTGAGATTGACCGGCTCGCCATCGCGATCATCGGCGACAACGACCAGCATCGGTACGCCGTTGACGGGAATAAACGCCTGGCTGCCAGCCGGATGCCGCTCAACCATGTCCACGGTATGCGGCAGCGTTCGCGCTTTGGCATCAAAGAGGCTGAGACCGGCCCGGCCTTCGGAGAAGTCGAGCGTGGCGAGGTCGTGATGGCGCCCGCACATGCCCTGATTGATGATCTTGTCCGGAGGCCCGCTGACCTCCAGAACGTCGCCGTAAGGCGCAAAACCTTCAGCCGTCAGAGGCTTTGCTGTGATCGCGAGATTGCTCACTTGAACAAATCTCCGAGGCGATGGCGCGCGATCCGTTCCACCTGGTGGCAGGCTTCCTGGAATTCCGTTTGCCGATCGTTTTCGATCCTGCGGTGGAACGCGGCCAAAATGGAAGCTTTGTCATGGTCTCGAACAGCAATAATGAACGGAAAGCCGTGTTTGGCGACATAAGCCGAATTGAGGTCGTTGAAGGTTTGTCTTTCGTCGTCGGTTAGAAGATCAAGCCCGGCCCCTGCCTGTTCAGACGTACTGTCCGCGGTAAGCCGGCCTGCTTGCGCAAGTTTGCCGGCCAGATCCGGATGCGCCTTCAAAACGCCAAGACGCTCGTCTTCGCTCGCAGACCGGAACACTCGGCAAAGCGCGTTGTGGATGCCTACGGCGCAGTCATGAGCGGGGCCGAGTTCAAGCTCGAAGGCACGTTCCGCAATCCAGGCGGAATGCTCAAAAATCCCGCCAAAATGTTCAACAAATGCGTCTCTGCCCATGCGGCTGGGTTTCAAGCCTTTCTGCGGCGGATGATGGCAGGTCCAGTGCTCTGCGATCTCGATCCGGCGCGGACACCAGACATCATCATGCGACTTGATGTGTTCGATGAATTTCCGGAGCGCAGCAATCTTGCCGGGTCGCCCAACCAGGCGGCAGTGTAGGCCAACCGACATCATTTTCGGCGTGTCGCTTTCACCTTCGGCATAAAGCGTATCGAATGCGTTCTTCAGATAATTGAAGAAATCGTCGGCGTCGCTCCATCCGGGAGATACCGAAAAGCGCATGTCATTGGCTTCAAGCGTATAGGGAATGATCAGCTGGTCCCGCCCGCCGATCTCAAGCCAGTAAGGCAGATCGTCGTCATAGGTATCGGAAACATAAACGAACCCGCCTTCTTCCGCGACGAGCCGGACCGTGTTTTCAGAGCAGCGGCCGGTATACCAGCCACGCGGGCGCTCGCCGACGACTTCGGTATGCAACCGGATCGCTTCGGCAATGGCGGCGCGTTCCTCGTCAACCGGCATGTCCTTGTGTTCAATCCACTTGAGCCCGTGGCTTGCGATCTCCCACCCGGCGTCTTTCATCGCCTCCACCTGCTCAGGATTTCGGGCAAGTGCTGAGGCAACGCCATAAATCGTCAAGGGAATGCCGGCGCGCGTGAAAAGACGATGGATCCGCCAGAAGCCGGCGCGCGCGCCGTATTCGTACATCGATTCCATATTCCAATGGCGCTGGCTTGGCCATTGCGCCGCACCTGGAATATCCGACAGAAACGCTTCGGACGCAGCGTCGCCATGCAGGATATTATTCTCGCCGCCTTCCTCGTAGTTCAGGACGAACTGAACGGCAACGCGGGCATTTCCGGGCCACTTCGGGTCGGGCGGACTCGATCCGTAGCCCCTGAGATTGCGCACATAGCGATTCAAGTCAAACCTCCGATCTTCTTCTGCTTTTTACAAAAAACGACATTGTCGACTTCCAGGTTTTTTGAGCAGGGGCATTAGGGGGGCGGGCCCTGTGCACCCATTTTTTGATGCGATTGTCCGGTAACAGATTAGAGGACCGTCGCTGACCCATCGCATATCCAAACACCGGTTCGCGTCGCGAGTAAACCTTGTGGCAGGATGTTTGACGAGCCAGGTATTGGACACGGCAAGAGGATGTCCGGGTTCAGACAGCAGGATCGATCCTGGCGAAAATTCTGGGGAACTGGTGCACTTTAAGGGAAATTCTGCGCTGACGCTTTTCACAGCCGGATTTAGCGACGCTCAAGCAACTGTCTATCCATCATGTTTCATCAGCCGATTGCTGACGACCCTGCTGCCTGATCGGGCCCCCGCCGATATCGCCTAACTGTTCCAGAAAGGTCTCCAGATCCGATGCAGTTGCCAGAGCCTTCATGTGTCGATGGATGCCACGGCCATAGACTTCCCACATCTGCTTTCGCAGGGCAGCACCGTCGGGTGTGATGTGCAGGATCTTGCCGCGACGGTCTTTGACAAGAACCGTTTCCCGGATCAGTCCTTTCGAGACCAGTTGAGCCAGCAGACGCGACAGGTTGGATTGCTCGAACAGCAGCCAATCCGTCAATTCAAATGCCCTTACGCCGTCTTCGCCGGACATTTCAACGCCCCAGAGCAGGTCGTAAACGCGCAACGAAGGCAGACCCTTCTCGCGCAATGCCGCTTCCATGTTGCGGTGTGCCTGGCGGTGTGCACGGTTAAGAAGGATCCAGATGTCGGTTTCGTGGTGACTCGGATGCATTGTCTTCAAGTTTCGGTGAGCGGCGATCGGAGTTGTTTTTTCCGGCTCGTCAGTCTGATAGATGTCATAGCATCTATTTTGAGACTTGTGAAAATCACGATGTCGTATGCCCACAGGCAATCCTGCCTGACCACGAAAAGGAGAGATTTTCCGATGATCAGACTTGCCCCGATTTGCATTGCTGCAACGCTGCTGACCGTTCCAGCCGCTTTGGCAACGACCTACAAGACGGACCAGGGACACACAGAAGTTCAGTTCAGCTGGTCGCACGCAGGCGTTTCCACGCAGAGCGGCGAATTCACCGTGGTTGACGGAACCCTCGATATCGATCCGGAAAACGTTGAAAGCGCAAAGCTGAACGTGACGGTCAAGACCGATAGTATCGCAACGGGTTTCAAGCCTCTCGACGATCATCTGTCCAGCTCGGATTTCCTGGAAGTGGAAACCTATCCGGAAATAACCTTCGTCAGCACTGGTGTTGAGAAAACGGGAGACGACACTGCCAATGTAACCGGTGACCTGACCATCCAAGGAACCACCAAACCCGTCACGCTGGACACCAAGCTCACCCATATCGGCCCGCACCCGCTCGGGAGCAATATTGATTACTACAAGGGTGACTGGATTGCCTTTGAAGCTTCAACCACGATCGACCATATGGAATTCGGCGTTGGTCCCTTCTCGACCGGCCCGATCGCGATCCGCATTGTTACTGAAATGAAGGCTGAATAGTCCGCCAGGCGGCGATGACTGCCTTCCAAGACGCAAAA encodes:
- a CDS encoding bifunctional allantoicase/(S)-ureidoglycine aminohydrolase, producing MSESYFAPKGGHPGQETLLTDRAVFTEAYAVIPRGTMRDIVTSFLPFWTGTRLWVLSRPLSGFAETFSQYIMEVAPDGGSERPETDSSAESVLFVVEGEASLSVAGQNHALRAGSYAYLPPETDWTFKNDSKDHVRFHWIRKAYEPVKGIDHPGVFVTHESEHAPVPMPGTDGKWATTRFVEPEDLRHDMHVNIVTFQPGAVIPFAETHVMEHGLYVLQGKAVYRLNQDWVEVEAGDFMWLRAFCPQACYAGGPGPFRYLLYKDVNRHMPLRPAGRFDPGS
- a CDS encoding ureidoglycolate lyase, translating into MSNLAITAKPLTAEGFAPYGDVLEVSGPPDKIINQGMCGRHHDLATLDFSEGRAGLSLFDAKARTLPHTVDMVERHPAGSQAFIPVNGVPMLVVVADDRDGEPVNLKAFVSQPGQSINLHRGTWHGVLAPLGSPGRYMVVDRIGNGANLEEHWFPAPYVVEAPES
- the puuE gene encoding allantoinase PuuE, which gives rise to MNRYVRNLRGYGSSPPDPKWPGNARVAVQFVLNYEEGGENNILHGDAASEAFLSDIPGAAQWPSQRHWNMESMYEYGARAGFWRIHRLFTRAGIPLTIYGVASALARNPEQVEAMKDAGWEIASHGLKWIEHKDMPVDEERAAIAEAIRLHTEVVGERPRGWYTGRCSENTVRLVAEEGGFVYVSDTYDDDLPYWLEIGGRDQLIIPYTLEANDMRFSVSPGWSDADDFFNYLKNAFDTLYAEGESDTPKMMSVGLHCRLVGRPGKIAALRKFIEHIKSHDDVWCPRRIEIAEHWTCHHPPQKGLKPSRMGRDAFVEHFGGIFEHSAWIAERAFELELGPAHDCAVGIHNALCRVFRSASEDERLGVLKAHPDLAGKLAQAGRLTADSTSEQAGAGLDLLTDDERQTFNDLNSAYVAKHGFPFIIAVRDHDKASILAAFHRRIENDRQTEFQEACHQVERIARHRLGDLFK
- a CDS encoding winged helix DNA-binding protein → MHPSHHETDIWILLNRAHRQAHRNMEAALREKGLPSLRVYDLLWGVEMSGEDGVRAFELTDWLLFEQSNLSRLLAQLVSKGLIRETVLVKDRRGKILHITPDGAALRKQMWEVYGRGIHRHMKALATASDLETFLEQLGDIGGGPIRQQGRQQSADET
- a CDS encoding creatininase family protein, translated to MLPRRQWHEMTTEDFKDPSRKNWIAVLPVAAIEQHGPHLPVWTDTAIANGQVSRVLELLPESLPACFLPAQAVGKSDEHISSPGTLTLSWETAARCWIEIGESIARAGIRKLVLINSHGGNVPILDIVARELRIKHEMFVLATNWLRFGQPDGLFPEDEFTYGIHGGDIETSLMLHLHPELVRMDLARDFTSEQQSYLKEFKHLRGHGKAQYGWKAQDLNELGALGNAGRATAEKGCQSLDHAAREFVELLKDVDAFDLERLWKEGTDSN
- a CDS encoding LysR substrate-binding domain-containing protein, producing MNLSIRQLATFREVMRSGSISEAARTLGRTQPAVSSTIAGLEAELELKLFMREQGRLVPTPEAEFFLEEAEAILKRLEISKRTLRGLANREHGQLRIAGIPEAVADFLPNSLSKFVADKPSVKIALASRTSAEIEELIAAQQFDIGFTETPRVRNSFDQIDFDLECMCAVPATDPLAAKEIITPEELDGYPLALLHSEHRSHKQTLSRFRDAGVRFNQRFELQTALAGLRFVEAGLCALICDMLTAYKAQEDGRSGMGPPMIVFRPFRPRIQNGLSILTPTHRPISIVAKDFCEFLSLELATMRTAMIKKSARPGL
- a CDS encoding YceI family protein produces the protein MIRLAPICIAATLLTVPAALATTYKTDQGHTEVQFSWSHAGVSTQSGEFTVVDGTLDIDPENVESAKLNVTVKTDSIATGFKPLDDHLSSSDFLEVETYPEITFVSTGVEKTGDDTANVTGDLTIQGTTKPVTLDTKLTHIGPHPLGSNIDYYKGDWIAFEASTTIDHMEFGVGPFSTGPIAIRIVTEMKAE
- a CDS encoding glyceraldehyde 3-phosphate dehydrogenase NAD-binding domain-containing protein, which produces MRIVINGFGRIGRTVLRQILTCPKEQNVDVVLINDIAPLDTCAYLFKYDSVYGPYPGNVSTEDRTLNIDGRAIQFTGEPDLSVLDLAGIDVVLECTGKADTTEVASRGLRAGAKNVLISGPSDAAEITLVLGANEEKLNGHRVVSNGSCTTNALAPLLRGLEDRVGVEAGHMTTIHCYTGSQPMVDAPRGPLERSRAGGISMVPTTTSATKLVGKVLPQIDGRITGAAVRVPTISVSAVDLTVTWAEPVKRPVNDLLQEIFSNNPVIGFTDDRVVSTDMRARPESLVIALPETLSSGDRQARIFGWYDNEWGFSRRMLDMAGLMTAR
- a CDS encoding putative metalloprotease CJM1_0395 family protein: MSNTPANLLRSSGVAGELEPDAGGNPAGRDRESARSSLASAQVQSAQRSNGPILTSQAVLALQSTQQVEQKNANAGSSGDGSDGADAPAQGQGSAIAANVASAGQASGNPAQAQSGSSEKEDPDGDGLNEAEEKQVQELAKRDREVRAHEQAHARVGGAYAGAPSYTFQQGPDGKRYAIGGEVQIDTSKEKTPQETIRKMQIVIRAALAPAEPSSQDLKVAQLARSQLSEAQAEARQEKADELQGGDEAPPGAVADTSEGGASNNEQNGDGTRKDESAAQAQSAEAASAYRSAVQQASEAEALLASVLA